The following coding sequences lie in one Bordetella genomosp. 9 genomic window:
- a CDS encoding porin yields MKKTLLAAALLAGFAGVAQAETSVTLYGILDTGIGYQNIKGDGFDKQSKFGMINGVQNGSRWGLRGSEDLGDGLRAVFTVESGFNSGNGNSAQNNRLFGRQATIGLASNSWGQLDFGRQTNVASKFFGSIDPFAEGFGLANIGTAFSSSNTTRYDNLVLYQSPVFGGFQLGAGYSFNIDDNDAGDTGFRTNENQRGITAGLRYVNGPLNLAAGYDQINRPHTAADTNSDAAGTGDRIRAWLVGGAYDFEVVKLSLAYGQTRGGWIQASSLTGLFTSGGNPLGSSFFPSNIYSDDFKTKQWMVGLSAPIGGATSVFGSWQRVNVSDSSLYTSGTYLGEDSNMNVYSLGVTYDLSKRTNLYALGSYTKNYGFVDDLKSTVVGVGIRHRF; encoded by the coding sequence ATGAAAAAGACTCTGCTCGCTGCCGCCCTGCTCGCCGGTTTCGCCGGTGTTGCACAGGCAGAAACGTCCGTGACCCTGTACGGGATCCTGGACACCGGTATCGGTTACCAGAACATCAAGGGCGACGGCTTCGATAAGCAATCGAAGTTCGGCATGATCAACGGTGTTCAGAACGGTTCCCGCTGGGGTCTGCGCGGCTCGGAAGATCTGGGTGACGGTCTGCGCGCGGTCTTCACCGTCGAGTCCGGCTTCAATTCGGGCAACGGCAACTCCGCTCAAAACAACCGCTTGTTCGGTCGTCAGGCCACCATCGGTCTGGCCAGCAACAGCTGGGGTCAACTGGACTTCGGTCGTCAGACCAACGTCGCTTCCAAGTTCTTCGGTTCGATCGACCCGTTCGCTGAAGGCTTCGGTCTGGCCAACATCGGTACGGCGTTCAGCTCGTCCAACACGACCCGCTACGACAACCTGGTCCTGTATCAATCGCCCGTGTTCGGCGGCTTCCAGCTGGGCGCCGGCTACTCGTTCAACATCGACGACAACGATGCTGGCGACACCGGCTTCCGCACGAACGAAAACCAGCGCGGCATCACCGCCGGTCTGCGTTACGTCAACGGTCCTCTGAACCTGGCTGCCGGCTACGACCAGATCAACCGTCCGCATACCGCTGCTGATACCAACAGCGACGCCGCCGGTACCGGCGACCGCATCCGCGCCTGGCTGGTTGGCGGCGCTTACGACTTCGAAGTCGTCAAGCTCTCGCTGGCCTACGGTCAGACCCGCGGCGGCTGGATCCAGGCTTCGAGCCTGACCGGTCTGTTCACCAGCGGCGGCAACCCCCTGGGCAGCAGCTTCTTCCCGAGCAACATCTACAGCGACGACTTCAAGACGAAGCAGTGGATGGTCGGTCTGAGCGCTCCCATCGGCGGCGCCACCAGCGTCTTCGGTTCGTGGCAGCGTGTGAACGTCTCCGACAGCAGCCTGTACACCTCGGGCACGTACCTCGGCGAAGACAGCAACATGAACGTCTACTCGCTGGGCGTGACGTACGACCTGTCCAAGCGCACCAACCTGTACGCTCTGGGTTCCTACACGAAGAACTACGGCTTCGTGGACGATCTGAAGAGCACGGTTGTCGGCGTCGGTATCCGTCACCGCTTCTAA
- a CDS encoding NuoB/complex I 20 kDa subunit family protein, whose translation MAIEEGIHKQGFITTSADKFINWAKTGSMWPMTFGLACCAVEMMHAGAARYDLDQFGIIFRPSPRQSDLMIVAGTLCNKMAPALRKVYDQMPEPRWVVSMGSCANGGGYYHYSYSVVRGCDRIVPVDVYVPGCPPTAEALVYGLLQMQNKIRLTNTIAR comes from the coding sequence ATGGCTATTGAAGAAGGCATCCACAAGCAAGGCTTCATCACGACGAGCGCCGACAAGTTCATCAACTGGGCCAAGACGGGTTCCATGTGGCCGATGACGTTCGGCCTGGCCTGTTGCGCCGTGGAAATGATGCATGCGGGCGCGGCTCGTTATGACCTGGACCAGTTCGGCATCATCTTCCGCCCCAGCCCGCGCCAGTCGGACCTGATGATCGTCGCCGGCACGCTGTGCAACAAGATGGCGCCGGCCCTGCGCAAGGTGTACGACCAGATGCCGGAACCGCGCTGGGTCGTATCCATGGGTTCGTGCGCCAATGGCGGCGGCTACTACCACTACTCCTATTCGGTGGTGCGCGGCTGCGACCGTATCGTCCCCGTGGACGTATACGTGCCGGGCTGTCCGCCCACGGCCGAGGCGCTGGTCTACGGTCTGCTGCAAATGCAGAACAAGATTCGCCTGACCAACACCATCGCGCGCTGA
- a CDS encoding LysR family transcriptional regulator, translating to MNLKALRYFVAIADSGSFTAAAALVRIAQPALSRHMRELEAELGVPLLRRSARGAMLTQEGVTLYESARRILAEAEQVRAQLTARAELGQATITVGASPTLGQVLLPGLFERCDSGLGGFRILLREAFTPILSDWLERGMVDAAFLTNADSSRDFDLHHLCTEPFALITAAPRRIAPIVAVSDLPGIPLLMTRFHRSIVERQLDVVGGRLNVHAEVDSVASICELVMRGRWTTLMPVSVFSRQREARAVAVSEVAGVQLNRLLMLGTRRDGKSNAGIALFTELVRAECEDLLAKGVFSFSDGPRAAARGGARSRK from the coding sequence ATGAACCTGAAAGCCTTGCGCTATTTCGTCGCCATTGCCGACTCGGGGAGCTTCACCGCCGCCGCCGCCCTGGTGCGCATCGCCCAGCCAGCGCTAAGCCGCCATATGCGCGAGCTGGAAGCAGAGCTTGGCGTGCCGCTGCTGCGCCGCAGTGCAAGAGGAGCGATGCTGACGCAAGAGGGCGTCACGCTCTATGAATCGGCGCGGCGCATCCTGGCCGAGGCGGAGCAGGTCCGCGCGCAGCTGACGGCCCGCGCCGAGCTGGGGCAGGCCACCATCACGGTGGGCGCGTCCCCCACGCTCGGCCAAGTCCTGCTGCCCGGCCTGTTCGAACGTTGCGACAGCGGGTTGGGCGGATTCCGGATCCTGTTGCGCGAGGCCTTCACCCCCATCCTCTCGGACTGGCTGGAACGCGGCATGGTCGATGCCGCGTTTCTGACCAACGCCGACAGCTCGCGGGATTTCGACCTGCACCATCTCTGCACCGAGCCCTTCGCGCTGATCACCGCCGCACCGCGCCGCATCGCTCCCATCGTTGCCGTTTCCGACCTGCCCGGGATACCTTTGCTGATGACGCGTTTCCACCGCAGTATCGTGGAGCGGCAACTGGACGTCGTCGGCGGCCGCCTGAACGTGCATGCCGAAGTCGATTCCGTCGCGTCCATCTGCGAATTGGTCATGCGAGGCCGTTGGACGACGCTGATGCCCGTGTCGGTGTTCAGCCGGCAGCGGGAGGCGCGCGCGGTGGCGGTATCCGAGGTCGCCGGCGTGCAGCTGAACCGCCTGCTGATGCTGGGCACGCGCCGCGACGGCAAGTCCAACGCCGGCATTGCGCTGTTCACCGAGCTCGTCAGGGCGGAATGCGAGGATCTGCTCGCCAAGGGCGTATTCAGTTTTTCCGACGGCCCCCGCGCCGCCGCACGCGGGGGCGCGCGAAGCCGGAAGTGA
- a CDS encoding NADH-quinone oxidoreductase subunit D, giving the protein MAEIKNYTLNFGPQHPAAHGVLRLVLELDGEVIQRADPHIGLLHRATEKLAEHKTFIQALPYMDRLDYVSMMCNEHAYVMAIEKLLGIEPPLRAQYIRVMFDEITRILNHLMSLGSHALDVGAMAVFLYAFREREDLMDCYEAVSGARMHAAYYRPGGVYRDLPDSMPQYGEPSKFRGEKELRAMNEARSGSLLDFIEDFTNRFPACVDEYETLLTDNRIWKQRLVGIGVVSPERAKALGFTGPMLRGSGVAWDLRKTQPYEVYDLLDFDVPVGVNGDCYDRYLVRVAEMRQSNRIIRQCVEWLRNNPGPVMIDNHKVAPPKRAAMKSNMEELIHHFKLFTEGFHVPPGEAYAAVEHPKGEFGIYLVSDGANKPYRLKIRAPGFAHLQSLDEMTRGHMIADAVTVIGTQDIVFGEIDR; this is encoded by the coding sequence ATGGCTGAAATCAAGAACTACACCCTGAACTTCGGTCCCCAGCACCCGGCCGCGCACGGCGTGCTGCGTCTCGTGCTGGAACTGGACGGCGAAGTCATCCAGCGCGCCGACCCCCATATCGGACTGCTGCACCGCGCCACCGAAAAGCTGGCCGAGCACAAGACCTTCATCCAGGCGCTGCCCTACATGGACCGCCTGGATTACGTGTCCATGATGTGCAACGAGCACGCCTACGTCATGGCCATCGAGAAGCTGCTCGGCATCGAGCCGCCGCTGCGGGCGCAATACATCCGCGTCATGTTCGACGAAATCACGCGGATTCTGAATCACCTGATGTCGCTCGGCTCGCACGCGTTGGACGTGGGCGCCATGGCGGTCTTCCTGTACGCCTTCCGCGAACGCGAAGACCTGATGGACTGCTACGAAGCGGTGTCGGGCGCGCGCATGCACGCTGCCTATTACCGCCCGGGCGGCGTGTACCGCGATCTGCCGGACAGCATGCCGCAGTACGGCGAGCCCAGCAAATTCCGCGGCGAAAAAGAGCTGCGCGCCATGAACGAAGCGCGTTCGGGCTCGCTGCTCGATTTCATCGAGGACTTCACGAACCGCTTCCCGGCCTGTGTCGACGAATACGAAACCCTGCTGACCGACAACCGCATCTGGAAGCAGCGGCTGGTGGGCATCGGCGTGGTTTCGCCGGAGCGGGCCAAGGCGCTGGGCTTTACGGGCCCGATGCTGCGCGGCTCTGGGGTCGCCTGGGACCTGCGCAAGACGCAGCCGTACGAGGTCTACGATCTGCTCGATTTCGACGTGCCGGTCGGCGTGAACGGCGACTGCTACGACCGCTATCTGGTGCGCGTCGCGGAAATGCGGCAGAGCAACCGCATCATCCGCCAGTGCGTCGAGTGGCTGCGCAACAACCCCGGCCCCGTCATGATCGACAACCACAAGGTCGCGCCGCCCAAGCGCGCCGCCATGAAGAGCAACATGGAAGAGCTGATTCACCACTTCAAGCTCTTCACGGAAGGCTTCCATGTGCCGCCGGGCGAGGCCTACGCCGCCGTCGAGCATCCCAAGGGCGAGTTCGGCATCTATCTGGTGTCCGACGGCGCGAACAAGCCGTATCGCCTGAAGATCCGCGCGCCCGGTTTCGCTCACCTGCAGTCGCTGGATGAGATGACCCGCGGCCACATGATCGCGGACGCGGTCACCGTCATCGGCACGCAGGACATCGTGTTCGGCGAAATCGACCGCTAG
- the nuoE gene encoding NADH-quinone oxidoreductase subunit NuoE: MLLSEQAYQKIDRELTKFPADQKQSAIMAALAIAQDEKGWVSTEIIEDVATYLGVPPIAVQEVATFYNMFNVTPTGKHKISVCTNLPCALRDGEKAGDYLKRKLGVDYRGTTADGMFTLIEGECMGACGDAPVVLVNNKHMCVRMTEARLDELVASLRAQGETA; the protein is encoded by the coding sequence ATGCTGCTTTCCGAACAGGCTTACCAGAAAATCGACCGGGAGCTCACGAAGTTCCCGGCCGACCAGAAGCAGTCGGCCATCATGGCCGCTCTTGCGATCGCGCAGGACGAGAAAGGCTGGGTGTCGACCGAGATCATCGAGGACGTCGCCACCTACCTGGGCGTCCCTCCCATCGCGGTCCAGGAAGTCGCCACGTTCTACAACATGTTCAACGTGACGCCGACCGGCAAGCACAAGATTTCCGTCTGTACCAACCTGCCGTGCGCGCTGCGCGATGGCGAGAAAGCCGGCGACTACCTGAAGCGCAAGCTCGGCGTCGACTATCGCGGCACGACCGCCGACGGCATGTTCACGCTGATCGAAGGCGAATGCATGGGCGCCTGCGGAGACGCGCCGGTGGTGCTGGTGAACAACAAGCATATGTGCGTACGCATGACCGAGGCACGCCTCGATGAACTGGTTGCCAGTCTGCGCGCGCAAGGAGAAACGGCATGA
- a CDS encoding ABC transporter substrate-binding protein, which yields MRKLCLALTVAGMLASSAAMAQSTLRIGLQDDPDVLDPVRARTFVGRIVFASLCDKLVDITPDLKIIPQLAVSWSTSQDGKTLTMKLRKGAVYHDGTPIDAASVKANLDRARTLADSNRKSELVTLASVDAPDAETVVLHLTEPDASLLSQLSDRAGMMMSPASFDKDPGSKPVCSGPYRFKERVQNDRIVLEKFPQYWDAADYHFDRVVFTPIPDATVRVNNLRAGDLNIIERVAPSDAKAVKEDPTLRLAPVTGLGYQSMSVNLANGARANNPLAKDKRVREALDLAIDRDAINQVVGEGMFQPAYQPFPPASFAYDKRFERSGRDPKKAQQLLKAAGYDRVKFEITYGNNTTMQQVYELIQAMGAEAGFDISLRPVEFAALQSALARGDFEVGQSGWSGRVDPSGNIFQYMSSKGSLNDGKFSNAEADKLLTQARAESDEAKRKALYGKVMEIMHEEDPIIYLFYLPWTFGVQKQVQGFVPYPDGLIRLKGVTMAAKK from the coding sequence ATGCGTAAACTCTGCCTTGCCCTGACCGTGGCCGGCATGCTGGCCAGCAGCGCCGCAATGGCGCAATCCACGCTGCGCATCGGCTTGCAGGACGATCCCGATGTGCTCGATCCTGTGCGCGCCCGTACTTTCGTGGGGCGCATCGTGTTCGCCTCGCTGTGCGACAAGCTTGTCGACATCACGCCGGATCTGAAGATCATTCCCCAGTTGGCGGTCTCCTGGTCCACCAGCCAGGATGGCAAGACGTTGACCATGAAGCTGCGCAAGGGCGCCGTCTATCACGACGGCACGCCCATCGACGCCGCCTCGGTCAAGGCCAACCTGGACCGCGCCCGCACGCTGGCCGACAGCAACCGCAAGAGCGAGCTGGTGACCCTGGCCAGCGTCGATGCCCCGGATGCCGAAACCGTCGTGCTGCACCTGACCGAGCCGGACGCGTCGCTCCTGTCTCAGCTGTCCGACCGCGCGGGCATGATGATGTCGCCGGCTTCCTTCGACAAGGATCCGGGCAGCAAGCCGGTGTGTTCCGGCCCTTACCGCTTCAAGGAGCGGGTGCAGAACGATCGCATCGTGCTGGAGAAATTCCCGCAGTATTGGGACGCCGCCGACTACCACTTCGATCGCGTCGTCTTCACCCCCATTCCGGATGCCACCGTGCGCGTCAACAATCTGCGCGCGGGGGATCTGAACATCATCGAACGCGTCGCGCCGTCCGATGCCAAGGCCGTGAAGGAAGACCCCACGCTGCGGCTGGCCCCCGTCACGGGACTCGGCTATCAATCGATGTCGGTCAACCTCGCCAACGGCGCGCGCGCCAACAACCCGCTGGCCAAGGACAAGCGCGTGCGCGAGGCCCTGGACCTGGCCATCGACCGCGATGCCATCAACCAGGTGGTGGGCGAGGGCATGTTCCAGCCGGCCTACCAGCCTTTCCCGCCTGCCAGCTTCGCCTACGACAAGCGTTTCGAGCGCAGCGGCCGCGATCCCAAGAAGGCGCAGCAGCTGCTGAAGGCGGCGGGCTACGACCGCGTCAAGTTCGAAATCACTTATGGCAACAACACCACGATGCAGCAGGTCTACGAGCTCATCCAGGCCATGGGCGCGGAAGCAGGCTTCGATATTTCGCTGCGGCCCGTGGAGTTCGCCGCACTGCAATCCGCGCTGGCGCGGGGCGATTTCGAGGTGGGGCAGAGCGGCTGGTCCGGCCGTGTCGATCCCAGCGGCAACATCTTCCAGTACATGTCGAGCAAGGGCAGCCTGAACGACGGCAAGTTCAGCAACGCCGAGGCGGACAAGCTGCTTACCCAGGCCCGTGCCGAGTCCGATGAGGCGAAGCGCAAGGCCCTGTACGGCAAGGTGATGGAGATCATGCATGAGGAAGATCCCATCATTTACCTGTTCTACCTGCCCTGGACGTTCGGCGTGCAGAAGCAGGTGCAGGGCTTCGTGCCGTACCCGGATGGCCTGATCCGCCTGAAGGGCGTCACCATGGCGGCCAAGAAGTAA
- a CDS encoding NADH-quinone oxidoreductase subunit C — MMTRLETLKTNLQAAFGETLALTEALGELTLEVPAAQWVSVCNRLRTDPALQFETCLDLCGVDYLSWGNGTRQVAEDRIASRGQRGRFAVVIHLLSIEHNWRLRVRTWAPDDDFPMVSSLIECWPSVGWYEREAFDLFGIVFEGHPDLRRILTDYGFIGHPFRKDFPLSGNVEMRYDPEQGRVIYQPVTIDPRELTPRVVREDTYGAGR; from the coding sequence ATGATGACCAGGCTCGAAACCCTGAAAACCAATCTGCAAGCCGCGTTCGGCGAAACGCTTGCCCTGACGGAAGCCTTGGGCGAGTTGACGCTGGAAGTGCCGGCGGCCCAGTGGGTCTCCGTGTGCAATCGTCTGCGCACCGATCCGGCCCTGCAATTCGAAACCTGTCTCGACCTGTGCGGCGTGGACTACCTGAGCTGGGGCAACGGCACCCGCCAGGTGGCGGAAGATCGCATCGCCAGCCGCGGCCAGCGGGGCCGCTTCGCGGTGGTCATTCACCTGCTGTCCATCGAGCATAACTGGCGTCTGCGCGTGCGCACCTGGGCCCCGGACGACGATTTCCCCATGGTGTCGTCGCTGATCGAGTGCTGGCCGTCGGTGGGCTGGTACGAGCGCGAAGCGTTCGACCTGTTCGGCATCGTGTTCGAAGGTCATCCCGACCTGCGGCGCATCCTGACGGACTACGGCTTCATCGGCCACCCGTTCCGCAAGGACTTCCCCTTGTCCGGCAATGTGGAAATGCGCTACGACCCCGAGCAAGGCCGCGTCATCTACCAACCGGTCACCATCGATCCGCGTGAACTCACGCCGCGCGTCGTGCGCGAAGACACTTACGGAGCCGGTCGCTGA
- a CDS encoding gamma-glutamyltransferase family protein has protein sequence MFTTRPEIMGTFGVVTSTHWLATAAGMAMLERGGNAFDACVATAFVLQVVEPHLVGPAGEVPILFYSAATGRAEVLCGQGTTPAAATLDRFRAEGLALIPGNGLLPAVVPGSFDAWMLLLRDHGTMSLRDVLEPAIYYAESGHALMPRISNTIASLKDFFEKHWPTSADIYLPGGSVPAPRQRFRNPRLAQTWQRVLREAESAGADRQRQIEAARDAFYRGFVAEAVDRFARQPVMDESGTPHAGVITGDDLARWSATYEAPQTYDYENYTVAKAGPWSQGPVFLQTLALLKEADLGSVGPASPEFVHRLTEAMKLAFADREVYYGDPSFVDVPLDVLLSEDYNAPRRALIGDRASHELRPGTVPGYEAQCARMLDVLQRLSRVSGSDMVGNEPTMAEMRASVKRGDTTHVDVIDRWGNMVSATPSGGWFQSSPVIPELGFGLTTRAQMFWLEADLPGTLAPRKRPRTTLTPSLALRDGRPYMVFGTPGGDQQEQWQLQLFLRHVHHGLNLQEAIDQPMSHTSHFPSSFYPRERKPGHLALEQSFGGETIDALRALGHQVEEMPAWSVGRLTAASLDEEGFMHAAATPRLMQAYAAGR, from the coding sequence ATGTTCACCACCCGCCCCGAGATCATGGGCACATTCGGCGTCGTGACGTCGACGCATTGGCTTGCCACCGCCGCCGGCATGGCGATGCTCGAGCGCGGCGGCAACGCCTTCGACGCCTGCGTAGCCACCGCCTTCGTCCTGCAGGTCGTGGAGCCGCATCTGGTGGGCCCCGCCGGGGAAGTGCCCATCCTGTTCTATTCCGCGGCTACCGGCCGCGCCGAGGTGCTGTGCGGGCAGGGCACCACACCGGCGGCGGCGACGCTGGACCGTTTCCGCGCCGAAGGCCTGGCGCTGATCCCGGGCAACGGCCTGCTGCCGGCGGTGGTGCCCGGGTCCTTCGATGCATGGATGCTGCTGTTGCGCGACCACGGCACGATGTCGCTGCGGGACGTCCTGGAGCCCGCCATTTACTACGCGGAAAGCGGGCATGCTTTGATGCCGCGCATCTCCAACACCATCGCGAGCCTGAAGGATTTCTTTGAAAAGCACTGGCCCACCAGCGCCGATATCTATCTGCCAGGCGGCAGCGTCCCGGCGCCGCGCCAGCGCTTCCGCAATCCGCGCCTGGCTCAGACCTGGCAGCGGGTGCTGCGCGAGGCCGAATCGGCGGGTGCCGACCGCCAGCGGCAAATCGAGGCCGCGCGCGACGCGTTCTATCGCGGTTTCGTGGCCGAGGCCGTGGACCGTTTCGCCCGCCAGCCGGTGATGGACGAAAGCGGTACGCCGCACGCCGGCGTCATCACCGGCGATGATTTGGCCCGGTGGTCGGCCACCTACGAAGCGCCGCAAACTTACGACTACGAAAACTACACGGTCGCGAAAGCCGGCCCCTGGAGCCAGGGGCCGGTGTTCCTGCAGACCCTGGCGCTGTTGAAAGAGGCCGACCTGGGCAGCGTCGGGCCGGCCAGTCCGGAATTCGTGCATCGCCTCACCGAGGCGATGAAGCTGGCTTTTGCCGACCGCGAGGTGTATTACGGCGATCCCAGCTTCGTCGATGTCCCGCTGGACGTGCTGCTGTCCGAAGACTACAACGCGCCGCGCCGCGCCCTGATCGGCGACCGCGCCTCGCACGAGCTCCGCCCCGGAACGGTGCCTGGCTACGAAGCGCAGTGCGCCCGCATGCTCGACGTGCTGCAGCGCCTGTCGCGGGTGTCGGGCTCGGACATGGTCGGCAACGAGCCAACCATGGCGGAAATGCGTGCGTCGGTGAAGCGTGGCGATACCACCCATGTCGATGTCATCGACCGCTGGGGCAATATGGTTTCCGCCACCCCGTCCGGAGGCTGGTTCCAGTCTTCCCCGGTCATTCCCGAGTTGGGCTTCGGCCTGACGACCCGTGCCCAGATGTTCTGGCTGGAAGCCGATCTGCCCGGGACGCTCGCGCCCCGCAAGCGGCCGCGCACCACGCTGACGCCGTCGCTCGCGCTGCGCGACGGCCGTCCTTACATGGTGTTCGGTACGCCGGGCGGCGACCAGCAGGAGCAATGGCAGCTGCAGTTGTTTTTGCGCCACGTTCATCATGGGCTGAATCTGCAGGAAGCCATCGACCAGCCCATGTCGCACACCTCGCATTTCCCAAGCTCCTTCTATCCCCGCGAGCGCAAGCCCGGCCACCTGGCCCTGGAGCAAAGCTTCGGCGGGGAAACGATCGACGCCTTGCGCGCGCTGGGGCACCAGGTGGAAGAGATGCCGGCCTGGTCGGTCGGGCGCCTCACCGCCGCTTCCCTGGACGAAGAGGGCTTCATGCACGCGGCCGCCACCCCGCGCCTGATGCAGGCGTACGCCGCCGGCCGCTGA
- a CDS encoding Ldh family oxidoreductase, giving the protein MPSVSNAPAAVASATSVSIAQLQDFVARVLTAVGMPEPDARTVGAIIAEADARGADAHGVFRLPAYVKRIRAGGMNMRPDIRIVEERAGSALLDGDNGIGHLIMKKAADLAVQKARYTGVAWVGARMSNHAGPAGIYARMPLRHGMIGIYMAVGSANHMPPWGGTEMLLSTNPIAIAVPGHSRPPIVLDMATTNAAYGKVKAKAQRGETMPEGWMVGRDGKPLLDPKRSNEGFLLPIGGAKGYGLALMFGLLAGTLNGAAFGKDVVDFNRDYATTTNTGHTVIAVDVEAFMPLREFEEQVDDIWAQMKSSPRLPGWDEIRLPGEQSHRTFEERAAHGVPIHAELRTALDALAESVGVAPLDG; this is encoded by the coding sequence ATGCCCTCTGTATCGAATGCTCCCGCCGCCGTGGCCAGCGCCACCTCGGTCTCCATTGCGCAACTTCAGGATTTCGTCGCCCGTGTGCTGACCGCCGTGGGCATGCCCGAACCCGACGCCCGCACCGTGGGCGCCATCATTGCCGAAGCGGATGCGCGCGGCGCGGATGCACACGGCGTTTTTCGTTTGCCTGCCTACGTCAAGCGGATCCGGGCCGGCGGCATGAACATGCGGCCGGACATCCGCATCGTGGAGGAACGCGCGGGCTCGGCGCTGCTCGACGGCGACAATGGCATCGGCCACCTGATCATGAAAAAGGCGGCCGACCTGGCGGTGCAGAAAGCGCGCTATACCGGCGTGGCGTGGGTGGGCGCGCGCATGAGCAACCACGCCGGACCGGCAGGCATCTATGCGCGCATGCCGCTCAGGCACGGCATGATCGGTATCTATATGGCGGTGGGCAGCGCCAACCACATGCCGCCATGGGGCGGCACGGAGATGCTGCTGTCGACCAATCCCATCGCCATCGCGGTGCCGGGCCATTCGCGTCCGCCCATCGTGCTCGACATGGCCACCACGAACGCGGCGTACGGCAAGGTCAAGGCCAAGGCGCAGCGTGGCGAAACGATGCCCGAAGGATGGATGGTGGGGCGCGACGGCAAACCGCTGCTGGACCCGAAACGCTCGAACGAGGGTTTCCTGCTGCCCATCGGCGGCGCGAAGGGCTATGGCCTGGCGCTGATGTTCGGTCTGCTGGCCGGCACGCTGAACGGCGCGGCCTTCGGCAAGGACGTCGTGGACTTCAATCGGGACTATGCCACGACGACGAACACCGGCCACACCGTCATCGCGGTGGACGTGGAAGCATTCATGCCGCTGCGCGAGTTCGAGGAACAGGTGGACGATATCTGGGCGCAGATGAAATCGTCGCCGCGGCTGCCGGGCTGGGATGAGATCCGGCTGCCGGGGGAGCAGTCCCATCGCACGTTCGAAGAACGGGCCGCCCACGGCGTGCCCATTCACGCGGAACTTCGGACGGCGCTGGACGCGCTGGCCGAAAGCGTCGGCGTGGCGCCGCTGGACGGCTGA
- a CDS encoding NADH-quinone oxidoreductase subunit A, whose translation MNLQQYFPVLLFIIVATLIGFALITAGSLLGPRRPYAEKLSAYECGFDAFEDARMKFDVRYYLVAILFILFDLEIAFLFPWAIAHGAVGLVGFWTVMIFLAVLTVGFIYEWKKGALDWE comes from the coding sequence ATGAACCTGCAACAGTATTTCCCCGTTCTGCTATTCATCATTGTGGCGACGCTGATCGGCTTCGCGTTGATCACCGCGGGCTCGCTGCTTGGGCCGCGGCGTCCCTATGCGGAGAAACTCTCCGCGTACGAGTGCGGCTTCGACGCCTTCGAAGACGCCCGCATGAAGTTCGACGTGCGCTACTACCTCGTCGCCATCCTTTTCATCCTGTTCGACCTCGAAATCGCCTTCCTGTTTCCGTGGGCCATCGCCCATGGCGCCGTGGGTCTGGTCGGTTTCTGGACCGTGATGATTTTCCTGGCGGTCCTTACGGTGGGTTTCATCTACGAATGGAAGAAGGGCGCGCTCGATTGGGAATGA